A section of the Mangifera indica cultivar Alphonso chromosome 12, CATAS_Mindica_2.1, whole genome shotgun sequence genome encodes:
- the LOC123193207 gene encoding transcription factor VOZ1-like, which yields MMGKGSKTNCKSASHKLFKDKAKNRVDDLQGMFMDLQYARKESRNIDVAVLEEQVHQMLREWKAELNEPSPASSLQQDGTLGSFSSDIYRLLQLCEEEDDATSTLTAPKLEPNDQILQVGDGAVFHEGYGLNHGQQQHHFPLVDQCKNSPSGVRSMGISNLEGATQLDYNHFDLHQDFEPNFYTGFNGTNFCGEDAIHQISGYLPSICPPPSAFLGPKCALWDCPRPVQGVDWCQDYCSSFHAALALSEGPPGMGPVLRPGGIGLKDGLLFAALGAKAQGKDVGIPECEGAATSKSPWNAPELFDLSVLDGETIREWLFFDKPRRAFESGNRKQRSLPDYSGRGWHESRKQVMNEFGGLKRSYYMDPQPLNHFEWHLYEYEINKCDACALYRLELKLVDGKKNSKGKISNDSVADLQKQMGRLTAEFPTDNKRIVKGRAKVNAKVGVGGNVYPAPNVTPPTNEKFDYGVNGQYDYLVENLSEYYLT from the exons ATGATGGGGAAGGGTTCTAAGACTAACTGCAAATCAGCTTCTCACAAGCTTTTTAAGGACAAAGCCAAAAACCGAGTTGACGATCTTCAAGGCATGTTCATGGATCTGCAATATGCGAGGAAGGAGAGCCGCAACATTGACGTGGCTGTGCTAGAAGAACAAGTCCATCAGATGCTCCGGGAATGGAAAGCTGAGCTTAATGAGCCCTCACCTGCATCTTCTTTGCAAcaa GATGGTACTCTTGGGTCTTTTTCATCAGACATTTATCGGCTGTTGCAACTTTGTGAGGAGGAAGATGATGCCACTAGCACATTAACTGCTCCAAAGCTGGAGCCCAATGATCAAATTCTGCAGGTTGGAGATGGTGCAGTCTTTCATGAG GGATATGGTCTGAATCATGGGCAACAGCAGCATCATTTCCCTTTGGTTGATCAATGCAAAAACTCCCCTTCAGGAGTTCGTAGCATGGGGATTAGCAACTTGGAAGGGGCTACACAGTTGGACTATAATCATTTTGATTTGCATCAAGACTTCGAACCGAACTTCTATACTGGTTTTAATGGCACAAATTTCTGTGGGGAGGATGCTATACATCAGATTTCTGGCTATCTTCCAAGTATATGCCCTCCACCTTCTGCTTTCTTGGGCCCAAAATGTGCACTTTGGGATTGTCCAAGGCCTGTTCAGGGTGTAGACTGGTGTCAGGATTATTGCAGCAGTTTTCATGCTGCTTTAGCATTGAGTGAGGGCCCACCTGGGATGGGCCCAGTTCTACGACCTGGAGGCATTGGCCTGAAAGATGGTTTGCTTTTTGCTGCGCTTGGTGCCAAGGCACAAGGAAAAGATGTTGGTATTCCAGAATGTGAAGGAGCTGCAACTTCGAAGTCTCCATGGAATGCTCCTG AGCTTTTTGATCTTTCAGTTCTTGATGGTGAAACAATTAGGGAGTGGCTCTTCTTTGATAAGCCTCGAAGAGCGTTTGAGAGTGGAAACAGAAAGCAGAGGTCATTGCCAGATTACAGTGGGCGTGGTTGGCATGAATCAAGAAAGCAAGTGATGAATGAATTTGGGGGGTTGAAGAGATCCTACTACATGGATCCACAACCACTGAATCATTTTGAGTGGCACCTTTATGAGTATGAGATCAATAAGTGTGATGCTTGTGCCTTGTATAGATTGGAATTGAAGCTTGTTGATGGAAAGAAAAATTCTAAGGGGAAAATATCTAATGATTCAGTTGCTGATCTACAGAAGCAGATGGGAAGGCTCACTGCTGAATTTCCCACAGATAACAAGCGCATAGTTAAAGGGCGGGCCAAAGTGAATGCAAAGGTTGGTGTTGGTGGAAATGTTTATCCTGCTCCAAATGTCACCCCACCAACAAATGAGAAGTTTGATTATGGGGTGAATGGGCAGTATGATTATCTTGTTGAAAATTTGAGCGAATATTACTTGACTTAA
- the LOC123192350 gene encoding transcription elongation factor 1 homolog: MGKRKSRAKPPPKKRMDKLDTVFSCPFCNHGTSVECRIDMKNLIGEAVCLICQESFSTTITALTEPIDIYSEWIDECERVNNLEDDGA; the protein is encoded by the exons ATGGGAAAGAGGAAGTCAAGGGCAAAGCCACCGCCCAAGAAGCGAATGGACAAGCTTGATACTGTCTTCAGTTGTCCCTTCTGTAACCATGGCACCAGTGTTGAATGCCGCAT AGATATGAAGAATTTAATTGGTGAAGCTGTATGCTTGATATGCCAAGAGAGCTTCAGCACCACTATCACAG CTTTAACTGAACCAATCGACAT ATACAGCGAATGGATCGATGAATGCGAAAGGGTGAACAACCTTGAGGATGATGGTGCTTAG
- the LOC123193100 gene encoding uncharacterized protein LOC123193100 isoform X2, whose translation MAVNHSLSSCIIPKLHFIKPTNPFPVVSCTSLKTTASLSTEQEVLKAVVESDGKTLPCVRTYENDLARLSLVGAVGLNQAVTAAAADGGQAASEHVMSGLDAMVVETVYPGPTNERSTVSTRLFLPARKVDEKAKKLRKILSKDVLSGSPSKNILAMTFRQVVMQQLLKFELVLFRPGTERDMENLENPRKVPASVTLDSSDEWLISMFAEVVCISALQSTERQFLNKFWGTTSGNFFHWFRKPKKIVSKDSSVVIYKLFEDETIGSAKSLLETFKSMKENVNPVKVRSKYNWWSPSAYSKLEKIGGQDFIAWTSEYVPAYRLQIDASRFKDVKFDGWRNSAESKWEILLTHTQMVGLADVLDMYYEDIFSLPSKQLSCDAVVNYSNLSSKKGNYSILKILSVTLASGIFLVAISALGQIFLPHLCKGEKYPRENRLLPSSQTKPTTYLLADAVKLEEFCVLIIKRIKDAFDWPGGIRTDKNIGAWIGEIPNYLKLTHEDDSSKGKNTTGSALLEKIDADMKYSVQDIASYQVVLSIDGKIIGFQPTSRVGVNHWAANPLAQELYGGKKLSPGLIEPSLKIRLPNEIVLIELLMSVTPDSWFALARPIRVPVDG comes from the exons ATGGCTGTCAATCACTCGCTCTCTTCCTGCATTATACCCAAATTACACTTCATAAAACCTACGAATCCCTTCCCTGTCGTCTCCTGTACTTCTCTGAAAACCACTGCTTCGCTATCTACTGAACAGGAAGTTTTGAAGGCAGTGGTGGAGTCCGATGGCAAAACGCTTCCGTGTGTCAGAACGTACGAGAACGACTTGGCTCGGCTCAGCCTTGTCGGCGCCGTTGGCTTAAACCAGGCTGTGACTGCCGCTGCGGCCGATGGAGGTCAAGCCGCTTCCGAACATGTCATGTCCGGCTTAGACGCTATGGTCGTTGAAACCGTTTATCCTGGCCCCACGAACGAGCGCTCCACGGTCTCCACCCGACTG TTTCTGCCAGCTAGGAAAGTTGATGAGAAAGCTAAGAAACTCAGAAAAATTCTTTCTAAAGATGTTCTGTCTGGCTCTCCTTCTAAGAACATACTTGCCATGACATTTAGACAAGTAGTGATGCAACAACTTCTGAAATTTGAACTGGTCTTGTTCAGGCCTGGCACAGAAAGAGATATGGAAAATCTTGAAAACCCCAGAAAG GTTCCTGCTTCAGTTACCCTGGACTCTTCAGATGAATGGCTTATCTCAATGTTTGCTGAAGTTGTTTGCATTTCTGCCCTTCAGAGTACTGAAAGACAATTTCTCAATAAATTTTGGGGTACAACTTCTGGAAATTTCTTTCATTGGTTTCGGAAGCCCAAAAAGATTGTATCAAAAGATTCATCTGTtgtcatatataaattatttgaagatGAGACAATTGGAAGTGCCAAGAGTCTGCTAGAAACTTTTAAATCAATGAAGGAAAATGTTAACCCTGTCAAAGTGAGGTCAAAGTACAATTGGTGGTCGCCATCAGCTTACTCTAAGTTGGAAAAGATTGGTGGGCAAGATTTTATTGCTTGGACAAGTGAGTATGTACCTGCTTACAGGCTTCAAATTGATGCCAGTAGATTTAAGGATGTAAAGTTTGATGGTTGGAGAAATTCTGCTGAGAGTAAGTGGGAAATTCTTCTGACCCACACCCAAATG GTTGGATTGGCTGATGTATTAGACATGTACTATGAAGATATTTTCTCACTGCCAAGTAAACAACTATCGTGTGATGCAGTTGTGAATTATAGTAACTTGTCCAGTAAAAAG GGAAACTATtctattttgaaaattctatctGTCACTCTTGCAAGTGGAATTTTTCTTGTTGCCATCAGTGCTCTTGGTCAAATTTTTTTGCCTCATTTATGCAAGGGAGAGAAGTATCCCAGAGAAAACAGGTTGCTACCTTCTTCTCAAACCAAGCCAACTACATACCTGCTTGCAGATGCTGTAAAG TTGgaagaattttgtgttttgattatcAAAAGGATCAAGGATGCTTTTGATTGGCCTGGTGGCATAAGGACTGACAAGAATATTGGTGCTTGGATTGGGGAAATACCAAATTACTTGAAATTAACTCATGAAGATGATTCTAGTAAGGGGAAGAATACAACTGGTTCTGCTCTTTTAGAGAAAATTGATGCAGACATGAAATATTCTGTGCAGGATATTGCTAGTTATCAG GTAGTTCTTTCAATCGATGGAAAAATAATTGGGTTCCAACCAACAAGTCGAGTGGGTGTAAATCATTGGGCTGCCAATCCCTTGGCACAGGAGCTGTATGGTGGCAAAAAGCTTTCCCCTG GTCTCATAGAACCTAGCCTGAAGATCCGGCTACCAAATGAGATAGTTCTAATTGAGTTGTTAATGTCTGTAACACCAGATTCATGGTTTGCATTGGCTAGGCCAATTCGTGTTCCTGTTGATGGTTAA
- the LOC123193100 gene encoding uncharacterized protein LOC123193100 isoform X1, with protein sequence MAVNHSLSSCIIPKLHFIKPTNPFPVVSCTSLKTTASLSTEQEVLKAVVESDGKTLPCVRTYENDLARLSLVGAVGLNQAVTAAAADGGQAASEHVMSGLDAMVVETVYPGPTNERSTVSTRLFLPARKVDEKAKKLRKILSKDVLSGSPSKNILAMTFRQVVMQQLLKFELVLFRPGTERDMENLENPRKQVPASVTLDSSDEWLISMFAEVVCISALQSTERQFLNKFWGTTSGNFFHWFRKPKKIVSKDSSVVIYKLFEDETIGSAKSLLETFKSMKENVNPVKVRSKYNWWSPSAYSKLEKIGGQDFIAWTSEYVPAYRLQIDASRFKDVKFDGWRNSAESKWEILLTHTQMVGLADVLDMYYEDIFSLPSKQLSCDAVVNYSNLSSKKGNYSILKILSVTLASGIFLVAISALGQIFLPHLCKGEKYPRENRLLPSSQTKPTTYLLADAVKLEEFCVLIIKRIKDAFDWPGGIRTDKNIGAWIGEIPNYLKLTHEDDSSKGKNTTGSALLEKIDADMKYSVQDIASYQVVLSIDGKIIGFQPTSRVGVNHWAANPLAQELYGGKKLSPGLIEPSLKIRLPNEIVLIELLMSVTPDSWFALARPIRVPVDG encoded by the exons ATGGCTGTCAATCACTCGCTCTCTTCCTGCATTATACCCAAATTACACTTCATAAAACCTACGAATCCCTTCCCTGTCGTCTCCTGTACTTCTCTGAAAACCACTGCTTCGCTATCTACTGAACAGGAAGTTTTGAAGGCAGTGGTGGAGTCCGATGGCAAAACGCTTCCGTGTGTCAGAACGTACGAGAACGACTTGGCTCGGCTCAGCCTTGTCGGCGCCGTTGGCTTAAACCAGGCTGTGACTGCCGCTGCGGCCGATGGAGGTCAAGCCGCTTCCGAACATGTCATGTCCGGCTTAGACGCTATGGTCGTTGAAACCGTTTATCCTGGCCCCACGAACGAGCGCTCCACGGTCTCCACCCGACTG TTTCTGCCAGCTAGGAAAGTTGATGAGAAAGCTAAGAAACTCAGAAAAATTCTTTCTAAAGATGTTCTGTCTGGCTCTCCTTCTAAGAACATACTTGCCATGACATTTAGACAAGTAGTGATGCAACAACTTCTGAAATTTGAACTGGTCTTGTTCAGGCCTGGCACAGAAAGAGATATGGAAAATCTTGAAAACCCCAGAAAG CAGGTTCCTGCTTCAGTTACCCTGGACTCTTCAGATGAATGGCTTATCTCAATGTTTGCTGAAGTTGTTTGCATTTCTGCCCTTCAGAGTACTGAAAGACAATTTCTCAATAAATTTTGGGGTACAACTTCTGGAAATTTCTTTCATTGGTTTCGGAAGCCCAAAAAGATTGTATCAAAAGATTCATCTGTtgtcatatataaattatttgaagatGAGACAATTGGAAGTGCCAAGAGTCTGCTAGAAACTTTTAAATCAATGAAGGAAAATGTTAACCCTGTCAAAGTGAGGTCAAAGTACAATTGGTGGTCGCCATCAGCTTACTCTAAGTTGGAAAAGATTGGTGGGCAAGATTTTATTGCTTGGACAAGTGAGTATGTACCTGCTTACAGGCTTCAAATTGATGCCAGTAGATTTAAGGATGTAAAGTTTGATGGTTGGAGAAATTCTGCTGAGAGTAAGTGGGAAATTCTTCTGACCCACACCCAAATG GTTGGATTGGCTGATGTATTAGACATGTACTATGAAGATATTTTCTCACTGCCAAGTAAACAACTATCGTGTGATGCAGTTGTGAATTATAGTAACTTGTCCAGTAAAAAG GGAAACTATtctattttgaaaattctatctGTCACTCTTGCAAGTGGAATTTTTCTTGTTGCCATCAGTGCTCTTGGTCAAATTTTTTTGCCTCATTTATGCAAGGGAGAGAAGTATCCCAGAGAAAACAGGTTGCTACCTTCTTCTCAAACCAAGCCAACTACATACCTGCTTGCAGATGCTGTAAAG TTGgaagaattttgtgttttgattatcAAAAGGATCAAGGATGCTTTTGATTGGCCTGGTGGCATAAGGACTGACAAGAATATTGGTGCTTGGATTGGGGAAATACCAAATTACTTGAAATTAACTCATGAAGATGATTCTAGTAAGGGGAAGAATACAACTGGTTCTGCTCTTTTAGAGAAAATTGATGCAGACATGAAATATTCTGTGCAGGATATTGCTAGTTATCAG GTAGTTCTTTCAATCGATGGAAAAATAATTGGGTTCCAACCAACAAGTCGAGTGGGTGTAAATCATTGGGCTGCCAATCCCTTGGCACAGGAGCTGTATGGTGGCAAAAAGCTTTCCCCTG GTCTCATAGAACCTAGCCTGAAGATCCGGCTACCAAATGAGATAGTTCTAATTGAGTTGTTAATGTCTGTAACACCAGATTCATGGTTTGCATTGGCTAGGCCAATTCGTGTTCCTGTTGATGGTTAA